The proteins below are encoded in one region of Acidobacteriota bacterium:
- a CDS encoding aspartate kinase: MIVQKFGGTSVKSVARIKNVAGIIAGAAASDSVVAVVSAMGDTTDYLVKLAQQASNSPIRRELDALLATGEQISAALVAMALNDLNARAVSLTGAQLGITTESIHTAARIVDINTDRLRRHLADGFIVVAAGFQGTTTEGDTTTLGRGGSDTTAVALAAALGASACDIFTDVSGVYTADPNLVPSARLLKEISYEEMLEMARVGAQVLHPRAVELARKHRIPVRVRNTFDPGHQGTILKGADEMEIYRPVSGVTVDRDQARLAILKVPDRPGVAGEIFGSLAEHRVSVDMIIQAFHEDRLVNDITFTVKRSDLGVARQALEEAASRTGAEGVLADEGVAKVSIVGAGLMDQPDIAARMFSALGRAGINIKMISTSEIRISCVVSDKEAERAVNLVHDLFHLDEQQST; the protein is encoded by the coding sequence ATGATTGTTCAAAAGTTCGGTGGAACATCCGTCAAGTCTGTCGCGCGCATTAAGAACGTTGCCGGCATCATCGCGGGCGCGGCCGCTAGCGACTCAGTCGTCGCCGTTGTTTCGGCAATGGGCGATACGACCGACTATTTGGTTAAGCTCGCGCAACAGGCGAGCAACTCGCCCATTCGCCGTGAGCTTGATGCGCTGCTTGCGACGGGTGAGCAGATATCTGCTGCGCTTGTTGCTATGGCTCTCAATGATTTGAATGCACGAGCTGTGTCGCTGACGGGAGCGCAGCTTGGCATAACTACCGAAAGCATCCACACAGCCGCAAGAATCGTGGACATCAACACTGACCGGCTCCGCCGTCATTTGGCTGACGGGTTCATCGTCGTTGCAGCGGGGTTTCAGGGCACAACTACTGAAGGCGATACGACAACGCTGGGCCGCGGTGGCTCGGACACGACTGCGGTTGCGCTTGCGGCCGCGCTCGGCGCGTCGGCGTGCGACATCTTCACCGACGTGAGTGGAGTGTACACCGCTGATCCCAACCTCGTGCCGTCGGCGCGACTGTTGAAAGAGATCTCATACGAGGAGATGCTCGAGATGGCCAGGGTCGGCGCGCAGGTGCTTCACCCTCGCGCGGTCGAGCTCGCGCGAAAACACAGGATTCCGGTTAGGGTGAGAAATACTTTCGACCCCGGCCACCAGGGAACGATTCTCAAAGGAGCTGACGAGATGGAAATCTACCGGCCAGTGAGCGGTGTGACGGTCGATCGGGACCAGGCGAGGCTGGCGATTTTGAAGGTGCCCGATCGCCCGGGCGTCGCCGGTGAAATCTTCGGCTCGCTGGCCGAGCATCGCGTGAGCGTGGATATGATCATCCAGGCGTTTCACGAAGACCGCTTGGTCAACGACATCACCTTCACGGTCAAACGCAGCGACCTTGGCGTAGCGCGGCAGGCGCTCGAAGAGGCGGCGTCACGAACAGGAGCAGAGGGCGTGCTTGCGGATGAAGGCGTGGCGAAGGTGAGCATCGTCGGAGCCGGGCTGATGGACCAACCGGACATTGCAGCTCGAATGTTCTCAGCGCTCGGCCGAGCGGGAATCAACATCAAGATGATCTCGACATCGGAGATTAGGATAAGTTGTGTTGTTAGCGACAAAGAGGCCGAACGCGCTGTTAATCTGGTTCACGACCTCTTTCACCTTGATGAACAGCAATCGACCTGA
- a CDS encoding folylpolyglutamate synthase/dihydrofolate synthase family protein → MDFATSIRYLYSLGHEVLAAKFRLESISLLLERLGHPERSFKSVIVAGTNGKGSVAAMIDSIARAASHRCALFTSPHLIRIQERMRYCGREISQTDFARLASAVRAVSEVLVAEGQLAAHPTFFEQVTAIALCYFQQFGAELAILEIGLGGRLDATNAVDRIVSVVTSIDLDHQNILGNTIEEIAPEKAAIIVPGVRAVIGRQQHQAAGEVLMRRCLETGVLPVFANQPAAIKPNEFGRVTFDYESSHTNYTRITLGLRGRHQADNAAAAIEAAELLNESGFPITREAIINGLREVSWPGRLELIDDRPAVLLDGAHNPAGARALRAYLDEFATGPITLVFGAMSDKDIGRMAAELFDAARTIVLTRVRDSRAADNARLGEAALKASRNVIFAETVRQALSWARSVTPPDGLVCVAGSLHLVGEVKRLMEEADSQSAVM, encoded by the coding sequence ATGGATTTCGCGACATCAATCAGGTACCTATACTCGCTCGGGCACGAGGTGCTTGCAGCGAAGTTCCGGCTCGAGAGCATAAGTCTCCTGCTGGAGAGACTCGGGCATCCCGAGCGCTCGTTTAAGTCGGTCATCGTCGCGGGGACCAACGGTAAAGGATCAGTCGCCGCGATGATTGACTCGATAGCCCGCGCTGCCAGTCATCGCTGCGCGTTGTTCACATCGCCTCATTTGATCCGCATTCAGGAGCGCATGCGCTATTGCGGTCGCGAGATTTCGCAGACCGATTTCGCGAGGCTTGCTTCGGCCGTTCGCGCAGTGAGCGAGGTCCTGGTCGCTGAAGGTCAACTGGCGGCCCACCCTACTTTCTTCGAGCAGGTCACCGCTATAGCACTCTGCTACTTTCAACAGTTCGGAGCAGAGCTGGCGATTCTGGAGATAGGCCTGGGAGGGCGGCTCGACGCGACAAACGCGGTCGATAGAATCGTCTCAGTGGTAACCTCGATCGATCTCGATCATCAGAACATACTCGGCAACACGATCGAGGAGATCGCCCCGGAGAAAGCTGCGATCATCGTACCAGGAGTTCGGGCGGTGATAGGCCGCCAGCAACACCAGGCGGCCGGCGAAGTGTTGATGCGCCGCTGCCTCGAGACCGGCGTGCTTCCGGTGTTTGCAAACCAGCCGGCCGCGATCAAACCAAATGAGTTCGGACGGGTGACCTTCGACTATGAGTCATCTCACACGAACTACACTCGAATCACGCTGGGCTTAAGAGGGCGGCATCAGGCTGATAACGCCGCTGCGGCGATCGAGGCGGCAGAGCTGCTGAATGAATCGGGCTTTCCGATAACGCGCGAGGCGATAATCAACGGGCTGCGTGAAGTAAGCTGGCCCGGGCGGCTGGAGTTAATCGACGATCGACCGGCAGTCCTGCTGGATGGAGCACACAACCCGGCGGGCGCCCGCGCGCTGCGGGCCTACCTCGATGAGTTCGCGACCGGTCCGATCACCCTTGTGTTCGGAGCGATGAGCGACAAAGACATCGGACGGATGGCGGCCGAGCTTTTCGATGCCGCCCGAACCATCGTGCTTACACGAGTCAGAGACAGCCGCGCGGCTGACAACGCTCGACTGGGTGAAGCCGCGCTCAAGGCATCGCGGAACGTGATCTTCGCGGAGACCGTCAGGCAGGCGCTGTCGTGGGCGCGCAGCGTGACGCCGCCCGATGGGTTGGTGTGCGTGGCAGGTTCGCTCCATCTTGTTGGTGAAGTGAAGAGGCTGATGGAGGAAGCTGATTCGCAAAGCGCGGTGATGTGA
- the accD gene encoding acetyl-CoA carboxylase, carboxyltransferase subunit beta, with product MTWFKKKDRPRRPDEKEERTVRTEGLFVKCQGCEEMLLKREVEENLSVCPRCGHHRRISAVERLKLTLDDAEWIEIDAGLSSTDPLNFIDTKSYRTRLRGMQAGTGLLDALITAQGTVGGRPAIVCAMELSFIGGSMGTVVGEKITRAIELAIETRSALVVFSASGGARMQEGAISLMQMAKISAALARLDEARVPFISVLTDPTTGGVTASFAMLGDLNIAEPGAQIGFAGPRVIEQTIKQKLPEGFQRAEFLLEHGMLDAVVERKDLRDFILHSLDFMSQNGKPLARDKS from the coding sequence ATGACCTGGTTCAAGAAAAAAGACAGGCCCAGGCGGCCCGACGAGAAGGAGGAACGAACCGTCCGAACAGAAGGACTGTTCGTGAAGTGCCAGGGCTGTGAGGAAATGCTCCTCAAGCGCGAAGTCGAAGAGAACCTCAGCGTCTGCCCGAGGTGCGGTCATCACCGCAGAATCAGCGCCGTCGAGCGATTGAAGCTGACTCTGGACGACGCCGAGTGGATCGAGATTGACGCGGGGCTGTCCTCGACCGACCCGCTAAACTTCATCGACACGAAGAGCTATCGCACACGGCTTCGTGGGATGCAGGCGGGCACCGGGCTACTGGACGCCCTTATCACTGCTCAGGGCACGGTCGGCGGGCGCCCGGCGATCGTCTGCGCAATGGAGCTGTCGTTCATAGGTGGATCGATGGGCACAGTCGTCGGCGAAAAGATCACGCGGGCGATTGAGCTTGCGATCGAGACCCGATCGGCGCTGGTAGTGTTCTCGGCCTCGGGCGGCGCTCGCATGCAGGAGGGCGCGATCTCGCTGATGCAGATGGCGAAGATCTCTGCGGCGCTCGCGCGGCTGGACGAAGCCCGCGTCCCGTTTATCTCGGTGCTGACCGATCCGACGACTGGCGGAGTCACCGCGAGCTTCGCGATGCTGGGCGACCTCAACATCGCTGAGCCGGGAGCGCAGATCGGTTTCGCCGGGCCGCGAGTGATCGAGCAGACGATAAAACAAAAGCTACCCGAAGGGTTTCAACGCGCCGAGTTCTTGCTGGAACACGGGATGCTCGATGCGGTTGTTGAAAGAAAAGATTTGAGGGATTTCATCCTGCACTCGCTCGACTTCATGAGTCAAAACGGAAAGCCTTTGGCGCGCGACAAGAGCTAG
- a CDS encoding cob(I)yrinic acid a,c-diamide adenosyltransferase, with product MRISRVYTRTGDQGQTSLVGGERVSKASLRVDAYGDVDELNCVIGMVRAHIADKEMDEVLGLIQNDLFTLGADLASPAEIDVPRIGESFIKNLEELADRFLAELEPLKEFILPGGSEAGAALHLARTVARRAERRAVALSETQQLNSETIVYLNRLSDLLFILARVVNHRAGVPEKMTDFSKRSK from the coding sequence ATGCGAATCAGCAGGGTCTACACGAGGACAGGCGACCAGGGGCAGACCTCTCTTGTGGGAGGCGAGCGCGTGAGCAAGGCCAGCTTGCGAGTCGACGCTTACGGAGATGTCGACGAGTTGAATTGTGTGATTGGCATGGTGCGCGCTCATATTGCAGACAAAGAGATGGACGAGGTGCTTGGCCTGATTCAGAACGATCTGTTCACGCTTGGCGCGGATCTGGCGAGCCCCGCGGAGATTGATGTCCCGCGCATTGGTGAATCCTTCATCAAGAACCTCGAGGAATTGGCCGACCGGTTTCTTGCGGAACTCGAGCCGCTCAAGGAATTTATTCTCCCGGGAGGCTCCGAAGCGGGCGCCGCTCTGCACCTCGCGCGCACGGTCGCCAGACGTGCTGAGCGCCGTGCCGTCGCCTTATCTGAAACCCAGCAGTTGAACTCTGAGACTATTGTGTATCTAAATCGTCTTTCTGATCTCTTGTTCATCCTTGCAAGAGTGGTCAATCATCGCGCGGGTGTTCCGGAGAAGATGACCGATTTCAGCAAGAGGAGCAAATAA
- a CDS encoding homoserine dehydrogenase translates to MARITIGILGLGTVGTGVVKLLSSDPRFRVKWVAVRDKLKPRDVDLSSIRVTDQPNDVVNDPEVEIVVEVAGGLDHIYESIKRAIDNGKHIVTANKEMIARHGSEIFNLAHRNNVTVLFEAAVGGGIPLISTIQRGLQANEISSVAGILNGTTNYILTAMEARGQSFDEALAGAQQLGFAEADPTNDVEGFDVAYKITILASLAFGRFVDASQVHRQGITRITDLDIAMASEFGYRIKMIGLARRGNGCLDVRAHPMLVPIHHLLAAVEGANNAIFISGSAVGEVMLVGPGAGQMPTASAIVGDLINLASALRLPDFAPYFQPSIDSEEFPLCSIEDSESAFYIRLETEDTPGVIGNIGHALGGHQVSLHSLLQRGVPQSGPATIILLTHRASERNVARAIKEIEAQASTRQVGVVLRVFE, encoded by the coding sequence ATGGCCCGGATAACGATAGGCATACTCGGATTGGGCACGGTCGGCACCGGTGTCGTCAAGCTGCTCTCGAGCGACCCTCGCTTCAGAGTCAAGTGGGTTGCCGTGCGCGACAAACTGAAGCCGCGCGACGTAGATCTGTCGTCGATACGAGTGACCGACCAGCCGAACGATGTAGTCAACGACCCTGAGGTGGAAATAGTCGTCGAAGTAGCCGGCGGCCTCGACCACATCTACGAGTCGATCAAGCGCGCCATCGACAACGGCAAACACATAGTCACCGCCAACAAAGAAATGATCGCCAGGCACGGCTCGGAGATCTTCAATCTCGCTCATCGCAACAACGTAACCGTGCTGTTCGAAGCGGCAGTCGGCGGCGGAATCCCGCTGATCTCTACCATACAACGCGGGCTGCAAGCGAACGAGATATCCAGCGTGGCGGGGATATTGAATGGCACGACCAACTACATTCTCACGGCGATGGAAGCGCGCGGCCAAAGCTTTGATGAAGCGCTCGCCGGCGCGCAGCAACTCGGATTCGCCGAGGCCGATCCGACCAACGACGTCGAGGGATTCGACGTAGCCTACAAGATTACCATCCTTGCTTCACTCGCATTTGGCCGGTTCGTGGACGCGAGCCAGGTTCATCGCCAGGGCATCACGCGAATAACCGATCTCGATATCGCGATGGCCAGCGAATTCGGATATCGAATCAAGATGATCGGGCTGGCGCGGCGCGGCAACGGTTGTCTCGACGTGCGTGCGCATCCGATGCTGGTGCCGATTCATCATCTCCTCGCGGCGGTGGAAGGCGCAAACAACGCCATCTTCATCAGCGGGAGTGCGGTGGGCGAAGTGATGCTGGTCGGCCCGGGCGCGGGGCAGATGCCGACGGCGAGCGCCATTGTCGGAGACTTGATCAATCTGGCAAGCGCATTGAGACTCCCGGACTTCGCGCCGTATTTTCAGCCGTCGATCGATTCTGAAGAGTTCCCGCTGTGCTCAATCGAAGACAGCGAGAGCGCGTTCTACATTCGGCTGGAAACAGAGGACACGCCCGGGGTGATCGGGAACATCGGACATGCACTTGGAGGGCATCAAGTGAGTCTGCACAGCTTGCTGCAACGCGGGGTCCCGCAGTCGGGACCGGCCACAATCATCTTGCTCACGCATCGGGCGAGTGAGCGCAACGTCGCTCGAGCAATCAAGGAGATCGAAGCGCAGGCGTCGACCAGGCAAGTGGGAGTTGTGCTGAGAGTGTTCGAATGA
- the pyrE gene encoding orotate phosphoribosyltransferase, translated as MIDTARHLLEIFQQTGALLEGHFQLTSGLHSSRYLQCALVLQYPEHAEFVGRELAAKFCDDRVDAVVAPAIGGIVVAHETARAIGARALFTEREAGVMTLRRGFRLSRGERVLVVEDVVTTGGSTRETIEAVINADGVVLGAGSMVDRSGGGVDVGVRRQSLLTLDVASYDPSECPLCKEKVPLTKPGSRT; from the coding sequence ATGATCGACACAGCACGGCATCTACTCGAAATCTTTCAACAAACCGGCGCGTTGTTGGAGGGCCACTTTCAACTTACGTCCGGTTTGCACAGCTCACGCTATTTGCAATGTGCGCTCGTTCTTCAATACCCTGAGCACGCAGAGTTCGTCGGCCGCGAGCTTGCCGCGAAGTTTTGCGACGACCGGGTGGACGCGGTTGTCGCTCCGGCCATCGGCGGGATAGTCGTCGCTCATGAGACCGCCCGGGCGATTGGAGCGCGGGCGCTTTTCACGGAACGCGAGGCAGGCGTGATGACTCTTCGACGCGGCTTCCGATTGAGTCGAGGTGAGCGCGTCCTCGTAGTCGAGGACGTCGTCACCACGGGAGGCTCGACTCGCGAGACCATCGAAGCGGTGATCAATGCGGACGGCGTCGTCCTCGGCGCCGGCTCGATGGTAGATCGAAGCGGCGGCGGCGTCGATGTCGGTGTGAGGCGCCAGTCGCTGCTGACACTCGACGTGGCTTCCTACGATCCGTCTGAATGTCCACTGTGCAAGGAAAAAGTTCCCTTAACGAAACCGGGGAGCAGGACATAG
- a CDS encoding molybdenum cofactor guanylyltransferase: protein MIEAMGFITAGGRSSRMGKDKAWLELGGRPLIEHVIAALEPVTTRVAIIANSPEYARLGFPVFADSQAGIGPLEAIRTALASADTSRIVLAGCDLPFVTAELFKFLLSIPGSQQAIVPVGADGKLEPLCAIYSSEALPAVTGLIARDKKKISLLFDQIPTRLVAFEELRHLAGSPLFFENVNTPEDYARISASLPPRRPTDS, encoded by the coding sequence ATGATCGAGGCGATGGGATTCATCACCGCTGGCGGCCGAAGTTCGCGCATGGGCAAGGACAAAGCCTGGCTTGAGCTCGGCGGACGACCTTTGATCGAGCACGTGATCGCCGCGCTCGAGCCGGTCACAACGCGCGTTGCGATTATTGCCAACAGCCCTGAGTACGCCCGGCTCGGCTTTCCAGTCTTCGCCGACAGCCAGGCTGGCATCGGTCCGCTCGAAGCGATACGCACGGCGCTGGCAAGCGCGGACACATCACGGATTGTCTTGGCCGGTTGCGATCTTCCGTTTGTTACGGCCGAGCTGTTTAAGTTCTTGTTGAGTATTCCAGGAAGTCAACAAGCGATAGTACCGGTTGGTGCTGATGGAAAACTCGAACCCCTTTGCGCAATCTACAGTTCGGAGGCACTACCCGCCGTAACAGGCCTTATCGCGCGAGACAAGAAAAAGATCAGTCTTCTTTTCGATCAAATCCCGACACGGCTTGTAGCGTTTGAGGAACTGAGGCATCTCGCAGGCTCGCCGCTATTCTTCGAGAACGTCAACACACCTGAAGACTACGCACGGATTAGTGCGAGCCTCCCGCCGCGCAGGCCCACGGACTCTTGA